A region of the Centropristis striata isolate RG_2023a ecotype Rhode Island chromosome 20, C.striata_1.0, whole genome shotgun sequence genome:
CAGCCGGCCGCACAGCCCTGTCTGCTTTTCTATCAGACTGCCTGTTTATCTGCAGACTTTCCGTATTTGATTGTGGCTCTATCTAGTCTATCTGACCTGGTTGCATGTCTGCTGGTCCTCGTTTCTGCTTGTCTTAATCTCACTTTCCCTTATACTTCCTCCTGGTTGAGGTGTCAGTATGCTTCAAATTAATTCCTTGTCAGATGATGAAACAGTGTCTGAATCTGCCCTCATGGTCTCcaatgctagtttcaagtcttctttaatacagcatgatattcGTTTTGCTAATGATGGTCCCATTCAGCAATAAGTGAATAAGTGAAAAAGCAGTGTATGCTTTAGGGCAGGGCTACCTTGAGATttacagtttaaagttaacTAATATTTTGGTCactgaaaaatgtgttgttcaTTGTTTGGGTGGTCTAAAAGACACTAAGgagttggctgttcattttgaatactGATCGTGTTATGTGATGACAAAGCATCATTCTGGCTTCTgatatgttttatatgaaaaccAATATGGTAACGGCCATAAACCAAGACAGCAATGAAGAATACCGAACTATTATACAGTACcaatatttttatgtctttggtTCAAACGACACTATGTACAACCTAGTTAATTTGAAGCAAACTGAACCCTTTAGTGTTATGTTACTAGATGAGACACTTAGAAGAACAGGGTGTTCCTCTGCAGGCGTGAACCCACCTTCTTAAAGAGGGCTTTTAATTTGCATACTTTGCAGTGCTTAATCTTTATCATCCTTTCTTTCCTGCCAGTCTCCTCTCCATTACCACCATCCTGTCCTTCCACACCCAGCCAGGGGCTCCACACCCCTCCATGGAGCTCAGGGTCAGCCATCGGATCATCTGGGGGATTCCTGGGCATCACAGCTGTCTGGTTGTACTCTGCCAGCCTGGTCAGCAGATGTTTCACTACCTCTGGACGAGCTTCTGCCAGGTCTGACCTCTCATAGGGGTCAGAGGTGACATTAAACAGCCAAACTGACTTCCCTAGCTCATTACGGCGCTTCTCAAGTTTCTGCCACCGTTCTGGACCACCGGGGAGAGCCTGTGGTGGTATCCAATCCCCGTCACCCACATTTCCTGTCAATAGCTTCCAGTCCCCAGACCTTATTGCTGCCCTTACGGCTGTGTCCCAGATCCCAAATCCATTGAGAACCAACGCCTTGTCATATGGTTCCTCAGGCTTCCTGGAGACTGGGTCAATATTGAAAAGGATTTCGGTGCGAGGACAGGCAAGGCCTTCACTGATGGTCAGCCACACATCCTGACCGTCTAAGTCACTGTGGGACTGCAGGGCTCCAGCCAGACCCAGTAATGTTGGATACCAGTCAGAAACGTGGATCAGGGCTCTGCTGACTACACCTTTCTTCTTCAGGAGGGGGCTATGGACAAAGCCGACAGCCCGGATGCCCCCTTCCCAATAGGTCCCTTTTCCACCTCTCAATGGCCAGTTGCTCCCACCAGAAAGTGGCTGCCCACCATTATCAGATGAGTAGATCACTACAGAATTTTGATAGAGCCCACTAATCTTCAATTCCTGGACCACTTGTCCAACACCATCATCCAGGCAGCTCAGCATGGCTGCGTAGTGGCGCCTAAGGCGATTGCCCTGGGAATTATAGTACTGCAGAAAATGGTGCGGTACCTGCAGGGGTGTATGAGCGGCCTGAAGGGACAGGTACAGGAAGAGTGGTTTATGGGGATCGTGGCTCCTCAGGATCTGCTTCACTCTGGTTGGTCAAAGGGAATATTGGAgggttttgtggtttttgttgtctttatatGTATGAATCTGTTCAAGTGAATTAATGCATTGATGCTCACCTCTCTATATAGAGCAGAGTGGAGTAGTTGCCAGTCATCTCCCAGGCAGGCCTGTCTCCGTCATGCAGGTCAAATCCACAAGCTTCAGCCCCGTCACAGCTCCGATAGGAGAAGTGGTCTCCACTGCCGGTCAGTGTGCCCAGGAAACTCTGAAAGCCACGTCCTGTTGGCAGGCAGCTCGGCCTGCAGAAGCCCAGGTGCCATTTCCCAACCATGTGTGTGGCGTAACCAGCTGCAAGCAGACTCTCTGGTAGGGTGGGGATGTCCGGAGGCAGGCAGAGGGGTTGACGTGACCGGATAATCGAATGCTGGAGTCCTGTGTGAATCTGGTAGCTGGCAAGATAGTATCTTGATAAGATGAACTGCATATAATAACACAGTAATGAGAAATTTCACAGATGGTTGAAGAAATATTGCACCCTTGGATACTTGAACACTGTTACACAGCATCAAGCTGCGAGGTTCAATGATTTAACAGAATCATTTTGTAATGAGCTGATATTTTAGTTTTCTGTTGTTCTGTAGCTTTCAACCTACTAAATTTCTGCCAGACAAATCTTTAATCTGCACTGAAAATATGTGTGTTAGGTCATCCAGAGAGACATTAGTGATTCAGGATCAAACAACAGAACAGACTCAGAAATACAAGGTGCTTTGCCAGTAACCATGTTTTTAATGGTGTGTTTTATTGAGGAATGTGAAGATGCGATGAATTGTAGCTCATCAGTTTTGATATTGCTTTGATGTCGTGCAGGAATCTATGGCATACTTCTCCAGCAGtacaaatactgaaaataatttCAGACATAATTTCTGCTTTTGTAGCCAATATCACAATTGTACTTTTAAGTCTCAAAACAGTAGTTTATTCCAGCAAAACAGGAATTATCTCTTTGTTTCTTCTATAACCAGCCATAACTCAGACTATGGGGATATTTTGTTCTagtaattagataaaaaataaataatttagtaCTTAATCTTGCACTTCTGGtggtacttttattttatggcctttCTTTTACTGAAAGCTGCATGCCCCATCACCGAATTTACCATTACAGATGTTTGCAAAAGACAAAGAGGCTATAAAGCCGATACATAATTATATCATATGAGAACAGACGCAATAACTGAATCATTTTCCCATTATAATAAAGATGTAATGATAAGGTAATCACTCACCGGCCTGTCATGAGCTGACTGCGAGAGGGGGAGCAGATAGGCTGGACATAGTAATTTTCAAGTTTGACCCCCTCGGCTGCCAGCTGGTCCAACACAGGAGTGTGGATGTCTGAGCCATGGTAGCCAATGTCTCCGTAACCCTGGTCATCCACCATGATAAATATAAGGTGCGGGGGTCTGGGCCTTTTCACCTCCTTTATACCAGCACTGCCATCCTTAGATTCATGTTCACCCAGGCAGCTAAGGCCGCTGAGCAAGGTCACCCCAATCACAAGGAAAAATACGGGGCAgattcctcttcctctcatctCCAGCTATTGACTCAAGTCAGattttgtctgtattttcttttctgcttAGTCTGCAGTAAATAAATCTCAAGCCGGATCGCTTCTGCAGAGAAATGGGCAGATCTGTGTCCAATGAGCTCATTTAGTACGAGTTCTCGTCTTTTTCAGGGGTCATTCTTGGTTTTATGAGATACGGTTGAGCTGATGCCAGCTGCTGTGATGGGCGGGGGAAAACTGCTGTCTCTCAAATGGGCAAGAAGTTGGTCGAggtttatgtctgtgtgtgtgtgtgtgtgtgtgtgtgtgtgagtctttgcAGTACCTTGCTACATTCCTCTGCATGGGAAGATCTGGGCaacttatacacacacacatgcacagacacacaaacccacacacccacacacactatGCAGACAGTGTAGCCAGACAGTGGGCCTCATGCATGAAGCGATATACAAACAAATTTCGAATTGAATGACTTGCTCTTGTTTTGTTAGTACCAATTGAATTCTGTGAATcaaaatttttttaataaaaaatatggagTGACACTTAAGTCAAATAGACCTTTTCCATGGCTTACATTTCAAACAACTGTGTAACTAGTACAATTATTAACTGGTATATTTACTACCTCACAGCCAGCATTAATGTTATTTGTTCCACATGTACATTTTCCTGCTATTACAAGTtgaaatgtctgctgtgaaaaaagtgcCATAAATTGGATACATTTGGAAGTGATAAATtaacaaatatgtttttatgcCAGCAAGTACCAAGGTGCCCATCACAACAATCATTACTGCAAAATCTTTTCTGACTGCCACTCCTATCAAAGTGCTGTTATACGGCTTCTACAGCTAATATATCAACAATGATTTCCCGTATGCCATATTCCAAAGTGTGCTGTAAATCCCTAATGAAAATCAAATAACCCCTGTCATCGGTCTTTTGTTGCTTGATACTGCTCAATTAATAGAGTCACCCGATGACAATAACTGCCCGTGCCTGGGCAATAAAACCAATCCGACTACGGAGGAACATCCGGTGTTTTGATGAGAATGTGTATCGACCGGAGGGCTCTTAGCCTTCACCTCGCTGCCATCTCCTTCCCATAATGCTGAGAGGAAATCAATTCCTCCGATACGAGTCCATTTCCTACTTTGTAGAAGCAAACTCATGTTGCCTCACCCTGTGGGAAATTTCACAGGCTTTTTGCTCACA
Encoded here:
- the si:dkey-174i8.1 gene encoding arylsulfatase I; this encodes MTQRQHCTRWPLITSVCCHHGLSCLGEHESKDGSAGIKEVKRPRPPHLIFIMVDDQGYGDIGYHGSDIHTPVLDQLAAEGVKLENYYVQPICSPSRSQLMTGRYQIHTGLQHSIIRSRQPLCLPPDIPTLPESLLAAGYATHMVGKWHLGFCRPSCLPTGRGFQSFLGTLTGSGDHFSYRSCDGAEACGFDLHDGDRPAWEMTGNYSTLLYIERVKQILRSHDPHKPLFLYLSLQAAHTPLQVPHHFLQYYNSQGNRLRRHYAAMLSCLDDGVGQVVQELKISGLYQNSVVIYSSDNGGQPLSGGSNWPLRGGKGTYWEGGIRAVGFVHSPLLKKKGVVSRALIHVSDWYPTLLGLAGALQSHSDLDGQDVWLTISEGLACPRTEILFNIDPVSRKPEEPYDKALVLNGFGIWDTAVRAAIRSGDWKLLTGNVGDGDWIPPQALPGGPERWQKLEKRRNELGKSVWLFNVTSDPYERSDLAEARPEVVKHLLTRLAEYNQTAVMPRNPPDDPMADPELHGGVWSPWLGVEGQDGGNGEETGRKERMIKIKHCKVCKLKALFKKVGSRLQRNTLFF